The sequence below is a genomic window from Oxyura jamaicensis isolate SHBP4307 breed ruddy duck unplaced genomic scaffold, BPBGC_Ojam_1.0 oxyUn_random_OJ70780, whole genome shotgun sequence.
AGTCCAGGCAGTCGGCGGCGTTGAAGTTGAGCTTCCAGGAGCCCGCCTGGTCCTTGTAGTCCAGACAGTCGACGGCGCCGAAACCCAGCCCGGCGGCGCCGTAACCTTGCCCGGCCAAGCCGGCGGGCGAGGGGGCGAGGTGGGCGCCCATGGCGGGGGTGGCCAAGGGGCTGAGCGCCGCGCCGGGCGCCCCCAGCTGCGGGTGCATGGGCGAGAGGTAGGAGCTGCAGTCCAGGCCCCCGAAATAGGCGGCGGATCCGGCGTAGCCTTGCCCGTAGCCGCCGGCTTGGCCGTAGGAGCCGGGGAACGGCGCCGAGCGCGGCAACCCCGGCGCGGCCGTGGTGGCCAAGGGGTCCGGCACGGGCGAGAT
It includes:
- the LOC118159522 gene encoding homeobox protein otx5-like, whose product is VWFKNRRAKCRQQQQQSSGQAKARPAKKKSSPPREAPADAGGAGPYSPPPAGPAGTPSSAAGATVSIWSPASISPVPDPLATTAAPGLPRSAPFPGSYGQAGGYGQGYAGSAAYFGGLDCSSYLSPMHPQLGAPGAALSPLATPAMGAHLAPSPAGLAGQGYGAAGLGFGAVDCLDYKDQAGSWKLNFNAADCLDYKDQSSWKFQVL